Proteins encoded by one window of Cucurbita pepo subsp. pepo cultivar mu-cu-16 chromosome LG14, ASM280686v2, whole genome shotgun sequence:
- the LOC111810757 gene encoding uncharacterized protein LOC111810757 isoform X1 — translation MAEPMEETTVVDGEPTLPTGEKRTIEIHGDDELAEPQLRKKPRNGCELGPNLRRVAEIVLVMSTMTALRAGKKPTDAEVELMAEARAKLVQICEGLAPKDIVGREGISSLIEDLGLHGNIRDQKLGFRGPRLTIAEKLAQTKKKMEDSKKYIPPSGYGSHPTQKHIISSIENRGTLPSVRMFPSDKSSPVPNSVGGTAGTLPSGHVSVAGSTSMQVQPQLTGNEVRAHNISSGFPINQQGRDPSSLLHGIERPLNGAYGSQMQVNSSVNHSLASAPTWSAQTQSALSAKGGQEHKFPNHSAANAQGTTDSRALRSSSQAARDQSFRPPIPQTGTGNMAGLQPHLQSINFVQGPSVSNSHNEIVKIIQKLLQPQLPDHPTWNPPSRDYMNKAVTCQTCQVTINEIDSVLICDACEKGFHLKCVQSPNQRAIPRGEWHCPRCLTISNGKPLPPKYGRVMRSNPPPKLSVNTSGSQPPEKSLGAAVEQKASAGQLKLVSNGGLDLLSHHQPAEDGSNANESSGIKIPNAEEAHGNNLLPIRKDIDEKPTSSTSLNTPAKSLGMVCEPSSAEISSEVSAQHIKSSQAPIGEDESSAKAEPPEESQTAGDNSSNPKPPDIPQIVDQQMGSNGPEEPYSTASSHDTSNVKKDGHEVLQGNNVENFEASIINREQSGTSSNDLHDVEWIGDPHQLTDTRAYYKSCRVDGVTYKVEEFSLFHSNNGKLMPYRLQSLYHEYESGLNWAILKQCYFHEDLPKEVAHLCPCSPEQNEVYTSDGDICLAVGLIRSPCEVLPVAKYKEEHERRKQLGPGADDGIKPTFLCKWFYTEANKEFVPFTDAVCESFSVMQGDLQ, via the exons ATGGCCGAACCCATGGAGGAAACCACGGTTGTTGATGGCGAACCCACTCTACCCACCGGCGAGAAGAGGACAATTGAGATTCACGGGGACGATGAACTTGCGGAGCCTCAGTTGAGAAAGAAGCCCCGTAATGGTTGCGAGTTGGGTCCTAATCTCCGGAGGGTTGCGGAGATTGTGTTGGTCATGTCCACAATGACGGCGCTGCGTGCTGGAAAGAAGCCTACTGATGCCGAGGTTGAATTAATGGCTGAGGCTAGGGCTAAGTTGGTTCAGATTTGTGAAGGATTGGCTCCCAAGGATATTGTGGGAAGGGAAGGAATTAGCTCTTTGATTGAAGATTTGGGGCTGCATGGTAACATTAGGGATCAGAAGTTAGGGTTTCGCGGTCCCAGGTTGACGATAGCGGAGAAATTGGCGCAGACAAAGAAGAAG ATGGAAGATTCCAAGAAATATATCCCACCTTCGGGTTATGGATCTCATCCAACccaaaaacatattatttcaTCGATTGAGAACCGTGGGACATTGCCTTCTGTACGGATGTTTCCCTCAGACAAATCAAGTCCTGTCCCTAATTCAGTGGGAGGCACTGCCGGTACTCTGCCTTCAGGTCATGTTTCTGTTGCTGGTTCTACGTCTATGCAGGTTCAACCACAACTAACAGGCAATGAAGTCAGAGCTCATAATATTTCAAGTGGATTTCCAATTAATCAACAAGGAAGGGACCCTTCCTCACTCTTGCATGGCATTGAAAGACCACTAAATGGGGCATATGGATCTCAAATGCAag TTAACTCTTCCGTAAATCACTCTCTGGCGAGTGCTCCAACCTGGTCTGCTCAAACTCAATCTGCCTTGTCGGCTAAAGGTGGGCAAGAACACAAGTTTCCAAATCATTCTGCTGCTAATGCTCAGGGAACCACAGATTCAAGAGCCTTAAGATCGTCTTCTCAAGCAGCAAGGGACCAAAGCTTTAGACCTCCAATTCCTCAAACTGGGACAGGAAATATGGCTGGTTTGCAGCCGCATTTACAGAGCATAAATTTTGTGCAAGGGCCTTCAGTTTCTAATAGCCACAATGaaattgtcaaaattattCAGAAGCTGTTACAGCCACAGCTTCCTGATCATCCTACTTGGAATCCTCCTTCAAGAGATTACATGAACAAGGCTGTGACTTGCCAAACTTGTCAAGTTACCATCAATGAGATTGATAGTGTACTTATATGTGATGCTTGTGAGAAAGGATTTCACTTGAAATGTGTACAATCACCTAATCAGAGAGCGATTCCTAGGGGGGAGTGGCACTGCCCAAGATGCTTAACTATAAGCAATGGGAAGCCTTTACCTCCTAAATACGGGCGTGTCATGAGGAGTAACCCCCCACCAAAATTATCTGTCAATACCAGTGGATCTCAGCCACCAGAGAAGAGTTTAGGAGCCGCTGTGGAACAAAAGGCCAGTGCTGGACAGCTGAAGTTAGTTTCTAATGGAGGTTTAGATTTGCTAAGTCACCACCAGCCTGCTGAGGATGGAAGCAATGCCAATGAATCATCTGGTATCAAAATTCCAAATGCGGAAGAAGCTCATGGAAATAATCTTTTACCAATTAGGAAAGACATAGATGAGAAACCAACCTCTTCGACTTCCCTGAATACCCCAGCCAAATCCTTGGGGATGGTTTGTGAACCCTCTTCTGCTGAGATATCAAGTGAAGTATCTGCTCAGCACATTAAAAGTTCTCAAGCACCAATAGGTGAAGATGAATCCTCAGCCAAAGCAGAGCCTCCTGAAGAATCTCAAACTGCGGGTGACAATTCTAGTAACCCTAAACCCCCTGACATTCCTCAAATTGTTGATCAGCAAATGGGTTCTAATGGTCCAGAGGAACCTTACTCAACAGCAAGTTCTCATGACACTTCAAATGTGAAGAAAGATGGCCATGAAGTTCTGCAGGGgaataatgttgaaaattttgaagctaGCATCATAAATAGAGAGCAGTCCGGGACTTCTTCCAATGACCTGCATGATGTTGAATGGATTGGCGACCCACATCAGCTGACAGATACGAGGGCATATTACAAATCCTGTCGTGTTGATGGGGTTACATATAAAGTTGAagaattttctctttttcactCCAACAACGGGAAATTGATGCCCTATAGGCTTCAG TCCTTGTACCATGAATATGAAAGTGGATTGAACTGGGCTATTCTTAAGCAGTGTTACTTTCATGAGGACTTGCCCAAGGAAGTTGCCCACCTCTGCCCGTGCTCCCCTGAACAAAATGAG GTATATACATCCGATGGCGACATTTGTTTAGCTGTGGGCTTAATTCGAAGCCCATGTGAAGTTCTTCCTGTTGCCAAGTATAAAGAAGAACATGAAAGGCGAAAACAATTGGGTCCTGGGGCAGATGATGGAATAAAGCCAACTTTCCTGTGCAA ATGGTTTTATACTGAAGCTAACAAAGAATTTGTACCTTTTACTGATGCCGTATGTGAAAGCTTCTCAGTGATGCAG GGCGACCTGCAATGA
- the LOC111810448 gene encoding pentatricopeptide repeat-containing protein At1g09820-like, with protein MGITSLSRNLRDFSHPYFYSIYSFAPPSPFPSSSPSKHFGRFIRFYTAPTSHSAARSPLLCNSTSQSVPSLCLLERCNGVAKDLNLGLFRPHYRSCRRSFSSDSFEKPQFGTGELNVFKPNVTSNQFWDIINIIRENQEDLESKLDSLNVSFTNALVAQIFRVLNNHKVSAFRFFNWVRVQSCKFPCNSDIYSLLIDNFGRLDDYEGILPVLNEFRQKGVGLNHKAFEFLHVHLSDEDSIKISVERLVKLLNEVGGSCRISGVMALIEMFCSLGSFGMAKFVTEITEKRTSFYNIIVREQCRRNDFEGARCTLDEMRQAGCSPDVGILNYLLSSLCKNDKFSEAQNLFEEMLERDCPPNSLTFEVIICHLCEIGNIESALNFLDMMVSRGLEPRLSTHAAFVKSYFNSQRYEEAYWYTIDSSLKHGMAQNATYSLLATLHEKRGNLVDAQKVLCELIDAGLRPNFPVYMRVLKKLQVQGREDLANDLKGKFSNVSMQRDIQTG; from the coding sequence ATGGGGATTACTTCTCTTTCTCGAAACCTCCGTGATTTCTCCCACCCTTACTTCTACTCTATTTACTCATTTGCTCCTCCTTCTCCATTTCCCTCATCCTCGCCTTCCAAGCATTTTGGCCGTTTTATTCGATTTTATACCGCACCGACATCCCATTCTGCTGCTCGTTCTCCCTTACTCTGCAATTCGACTTCCCAATCTGTGCCTTCATTGTGTTTGTTAGAGAGATGCAATGGCGTAGCCAAGGATTTGAATCTTGGATTGTTTCGTCCCCACTACAGAAGCTGCCGCCGTTCTTTTTCCTCCGATTCGTTTGAGAAGCCCCAGTTTGGAACTGGTGAATTGAATGTGTTTAAACCGAATGTGACGTCCAATCAATTTTGGGatattataaatatcattCGGGAAAATCAGGAGGATTTGGAGTCCAAGTTGGATTCGTTGAATGTAAGTTTCACCAACGCTTTAGTTGCTCAGATTTTTCGGGTGCTGAATAATCATAAGGTTTCTGCCTTTCGTTTTTTCAACTGGGTTAGAGTTCAGTCCTGTAAATTTCCTTGTAACTCTGATATTTATAGTCTACTTATTGATAATTTTGGTAGATTAGATGATTATGAGGGGATTCTTCCTGTTCTGAACGAATTCAGGCAGAAAGGAGTTGGTCTAAACCACAAAGCATTTGAGTTTTTACATGTTCATCTATCAGATGAAGATTCAATTAAGATTTCTGTTGAAAGACTGGTCAAGTTGTTGAATGAAGTAGGAGGATCCTGTCGAATTTCCGGGGTCATGGCATTGATTGAGATGTTCTGTTCTCTTGGTTCTTTTGGAATGGCAAAGTTTGTAACTGAGATAACCGAGAAAAGAACATCTTTCTATAATATCATCGTTCGGGAACAATGTCGCCGAAACGATTTCGAAGGAGCTAGATGTACACTTGATGAGATGAGGCAAGCAGGGTGTAGCCCAGATGTGGGCATTCTCAATTATCTGCTCAGTAGTTTGTGCAAGAATGACAAATTTTCTGAAGCTCAGAACCTGTTTGAAGAAATGCTTGAACGAGATTGCCCTCCAAACTCATTGACATTTGAAGTAATTATCTGTCATCTCTGTGAAATTGGTAATATAGAATCAGCACTCAACTTTCTTGACATGATGGTGTCAAGGGGTCTCGAGCCTCGCCTTTCGACGCACGCTGCCTTCGTGAAAAGCTACTTCAATTCACAGAGATACGAGGAGGCGTATTGGTATACAATCGATTCGAGCTTGAAACATGGGATGGCACAAAATGCAACATATAGCTTGCTTGCAACACTTCATGAGAAGAGAGGAAACTTAGTTGATGCTCAAAAGGTTCTTTGTGAGTTGATAGATGCAGGTCTAAGACCGAACTTTCCAGTGTATATGAGAGTTTTGAAGAAGCTTCAGGTTCAAGGCAGGGAAGATTTGGCGAATGATTTGAAGGGAAAATTCTCTAACGTAAGTATGCAAAGGGACATTCAAACTGGATAA
- the LOC111810757 gene encoding uncharacterized protein LOC111810757 isoform X2, with protein sequence MAEPMEETTVVDGEPTLPTGEKRTIEIHGDDELAEPQLRKKPRNGCELGPNLRRVAEIVLVMSTMTALRAGKKPTDAEVELMAEARAKLVQICEGLAPKDIVGREGISSLIEDLGLHGNIRDQKLGFRGPRLTIAEKLAQTKKKMEDSKKYIPPSGYGSHPTQKHIISSIENRGTLPSVRMFPSDKSSPVPNSVGGTAGTLPSGHVSVAGSTSMQVQPQLTGNEVRAHNISSGFPINQQGRDPSSLLHGIERPLNGAYGSQMQVNSSVNHSLASAPTWSAQTQSALSAKGGQEHKFPNHSAANAQGTTDSRALRSSSQAARDQSFRPPIPQTGTGNMAGLQPHLQSINFVQGPSVSNSHNEIVKIIQKLLQPQLPDHPTWNPPSRDYMNKAVTCQTCQVTINEIDSVLICDACEKGFHLKCVQSPNQRAIPRGEWHCPRCLTISNGKPLPPKYGRVMRSNPPPKLSVNTSGSQPPEKSLGAAVEQKASAGQLKLVSNGGLDLLSHHQPAEDGSNANESSGIKIPNAEEAHGNNLLPIRKDIDEKPTSSTSLNTPAKSLGMVCEPSSAEISSEVSAQHIKSSQAPIGEDESSAKAEPPEESQTAGDNSSNPKPPDIPQIVDQQMGSNGPEEPYSTASSHDTSNVKKDGHEVLQGNNVENFEASIINREQSGTSSNDLHDVEWIGDPHQLTDTRAYYKSCRVDGVTYKVEEFSLFHSNNGKLMPYRLQSLYHEYESGLNWAILKQCYFHEDLPKEVAHLCPCSPEQNEVYTSDGDICLAVGLIRSPCEVLPVAKYKEEHERRKQLGPGADDGIKPTFLCKWFYTEANKEFVPFTDAVCESFSVMQVI encoded by the exons ATGGCCGAACCCATGGAGGAAACCACGGTTGTTGATGGCGAACCCACTCTACCCACCGGCGAGAAGAGGACAATTGAGATTCACGGGGACGATGAACTTGCGGAGCCTCAGTTGAGAAAGAAGCCCCGTAATGGTTGCGAGTTGGGTCCTAATCTCCGGAGGGTTGCGGAGATTGTGTTGGTCATGTCCACAATGACGGCGCTGCGTGCTGGAAAGAAGCCTACTGATGCCGAGGTTGAATTAATGGCTGAGGCTAGGGCTAAGTTGGTTCAGATTTGTGAAGGATTGGCTCCCAAGGATATTGTGGGAAGGGAAGGAATTAGCTCTTTGATTGAAGATTTGGGGCTGCATGGTAACATTAGGGATCAGAAGTTAGGGTTTCGCGGTCCCAGGTTGACGATAGCGGAGAAATTGGCGCAGACAAAGAAGAAG ATGGAAGATTCCAAGAAATATATCCCACCTTCGGGTTATGGATCTCATCCAACccaaaaacatattatttcaTCGATTGAGAACCGTGGGACATTGCCTTCTGTACGGATGTTTCCCTCAGACAAATCAAGTCCTGTCCCTAATTCAGTGGGAGGCACTGCCGGTACTCTGCCTTCAGGTCATGTTTCTGTTGCTGGTTCTACGTCTATGCAGGTTCAACCACAACTAACAGGCAATGAAGTCAGAGCTCATAATATTTCAAGTGGATTTCCAATTAATCAACAAGGAAGGGACCCTTCCTCACTCTTGCATGGCATTGAAAGACCACTAAATGGGGCATATGGATCTCAAATGCAag TTAACTCTTCCGTAAATCACTCTCTGGCGAGTGCTCCAACCTGGTCTGCTCAAACTCAATCTGCCTTGTCGGCTAAAGGTGGGCAAGAACACAAGTTTCCAAATCATTCTGCTGCTAATGCTCAGGGAACCACAGATTCAAGAGCCTTAAGATCGTCTTCTCAAGCAGCAAGGGACCAAAGCTTTAGACCTCCAATTCCTCAAACTGGGACAGGAAATATGGCTGGTTTGCAGCCGCATTTACAGAGCATAAATTTTGTGCAAGGGCCTTCAGTTTCTAATAGCCACAATGaaattgtcaaaattattCAGAAGCTGTTACAGCCACAGCTTCCTGATCATCCTACTTGGAATCCTCCTTCAAGAGATTACATGAACAAGGCTGTGACTTGCCAAACTTGTCAAGTTACCATCAATGAGATTGATAGTGTACTTATATGTGATGCTTGTGAGAAAGGATTTCACTTGAAATGTGTACAATCACCTAATCAGAGAGCGATTCCTAGGGGGGAGTGGCACTGCCCAAGATGCTTAACTATAAGCAATGGGAAGCCTTTACCTCCTAAATACGGGCGTGTCATGAGGAGTAACCCCCCACCAAAATTATCTGTCAATACCAGTGGATCTCAGCCACCAGAGAAGAGTTTAGGAGCCGCTGTGGAACAAAAGGCCAGTGCTGGACAGCTGAAGTTAGTTTCTAATGGAGGTTTAGATTTGCTAAGTCACCACCAGCCTGCTGAGGATGGAAGCAATGCCAATGAATCATCTGGTATCAAAATTCCAAATGCGGAAGAAGCTCATGGAAATAATCTTTTACCAATTAGGAAAGACATAGATGAGAAACCAACCTCTTCGACTTCCCTGAATACCCCAGCCAAATCCTTGGGGATGGTTTGTGAACCCTCTTCTGCTGAGATATCAAGTGAAGTATCTGCTCAGCACATTAAAAGTTCTCAAGCACCAATAGGTGAAGATGAATCCTCAGCCAAAGCAGAGCCTCCTGAAGAATCTCAAACTGCGGGTGACAATTCTAGTAACCCTAAACCCCCTGACATTCCTCAAATTGTTGATCAGCAAATGGGTTCTAATGGTCCAGAGGAACCTTACTCAACAGCAAGTTCTCATGACACTTCAAATGTGAAGAAAGATGGCCATGAAGTTCTGCAGGGgaataatgttgaaaattttgaagctaGCATCATAAATAGAGAGCAGTCCGGGACTTCTTCCAATGACCTGCATGATGTTGAATGGATTGGCGACCCACATCAGCTGACAGATACGAGGGCATATTACAAATCCTGTCGTGTTGATGGGGTTACATATAAAGTTGAagaattttctctttttcactCCAACAACGGGAAATTGATGCCCTATAGGCTTCAG TCCTTGTACCATGAATATGAAAGTGGATTGAACTGGGCTATTCTTAAGCAGTGTTACTTTCATGAGGACTTGCCCAAGGAAGTTGCCCACCTCTGCCCGTGCTCCCCTGAACAAAATGAG GTATATACATCCGATGGCGACATTTGTTTAGCTGTGGGCTTAATTCGAAGCCCATGTGAAGTTCTTCCTGTTGCCAAGTATAAAGAAGAACATGAAAGGCGAAAACAATTGGGTCCTGGGGCAGATGATGGAATAAAGCCAACTTTCCTGTGCAA ATGGTTTTATACTGAAGCTAACAAAGAATTTGTACCTTTTACTGATGCCGTATGTGAAAGCTTCTCAGTGATGCAGGTA ATATAG